The following are encoded together in the Candidatus Woesebacteria bacterium genome:
- a CDS encoding glycosyltransferase family 39 protein, translated as MKRYLLFAIFLAGLILRVINLSSLPAGFTPDEASFGYDAYSLLHTGKDQWGHTLPIVFESFGDFKLPLYGYLLIPFVALFGLSEWVVRLPNALIGSSTVIVTYYFVYELFKVKIKHAQLIAIIATLLIAVSPWHIMMSRGGFEANLTTFLIPCALYLFLLGLKNSRSNHRKILLSGLILGINMFSYHSARLVTPILVALLFTLYSKRLVRYDRKYIIGFVAIFGFFATLTIYSFMLGAGRRVSDVSVYSGSQEFAAGPRLDAINGGMDPVIAKIIHNRFIVTTNRFFENYKQYYSLKFLVDHGPAEATYGMIPGRGVIYPFELILLFAFLVGVVKYRHLKEMWLIVFWLVCAPIPAALSTGVGFAGNRSVIMLPALQIAMAIGAYWILTLIRIDNVSVPQRRLLVITLAALIGFNLIEFSYQYFGKSAYVTAPSMLYGRKDMVKYLNNIKGYQFIIVSRTLSEPHIYFAFYNEYDPKMVQGEAKNWGRYRDLNLKFLDQLGSYSLGNIKFENIDFEKRKYLGKTLLVGKKEEFPLNTVPEYEVAYPSGETAIYFVNPSSTEFALK; from the coding sequence ATGAAGCGTTATCTTCTTTTTGCAATTTTTCTTGCCGGGTTAATTCTTAGAGTTATTAATTTATCATCACTTCCCGCAGGATTTACGCCTGATGAAGCCAGTTTCGGTTATGATGCATATTCGCTTTTGCATACGGGAAAAGACCAATGGGGACATACTTTACCAATTGTGTTTGAAAGCTTTGGTGATTTCAAACTACCACTTTATGGATACTTACTTATTCCCTTTGTTGCACTATTTGGACTTAGCGAATGGGTTGTGCGCTTACCGAATGCTTTAATTGGTTCAAGTACGGTGATCGTCACATACTATTTTGTTTATGAATTATTTAAAGTCAAAATTAAACACGCCCAACTAATTGCAATAATTGCCACACTTTTGATTGCGGTATCACCTTGGCATATTATGATGAGTAGGGGTGGTTTTGAAGCAAATCTAACAACCTTCCTTATTCCCTGTGCATTATACTTATTTTTACTTGGACTTAAAAATAGCCGTTCCAATCATAGAAAAATTCTTCTTTCGGGGTTAATTTTGGGGATTAATATGTTTTCGTATCATTCGGCGCGACTCGTAACCCCAATTTTGGTTGCGTTACTTTTTACACTTTATTCAAAAAGACTTGTTAGATATGACAGAAAATACATAATCGGATTTGTTGCCATATTTGGTTTTTTTGCGACTCTTACGATATATAGTTTCATGCTTGGTGCGGGGAGACGTGTGTCGGATGTAAGTGTTTATAGTGGATCTCAAGAATTTGCTGCAGGACCGAGACTGGATGCGATAAATGGTGGTATGGATCCGGTAATTGCAAAAATAATTCACAACAGATTTATCGTTACTACTAATAGATTCTTTGAAAACTATAAACAATACTATTCACTCAAATTTCTCGTAGACCACGGACCTGCCGAAGCGACGTATGGAATGATACCGGGCCGTGGAGTAATCTATCCATTTGAATTGATACTACTTTTTGCATTTCTTGTCGGCGTGGTTAAGTATAGACACCTGAAGGAGATGTGGTTAATTGTTTTTTGGTTAGTGTGTGCTCCGATTCCTGCAGCGCTGTCTACAGGTGTCGGTTTTGCTGGTAACAGATCGGTGATAATGCTTCCTGCCTTACAAATTGCCATGGCAATTGGTGCTTATTGGATACTCACACTTATTAGAATTGATAATGTGTCGGTGCCCCAAAGACGACTTCTCGTAATTACATTGGCAGCACTTATTGGTTTTAACTTAATTGAGTTTTCTTATCAGTATTTTGGCAAGTCGGCTTACGTCACCGCGCCATCTATGCTTTATGGAAGAAAGGACATGGTTAAGTATTTAAATAATATAAAAGGATATCAGTTTATAATTGTGAGTCGTACACTTTCCGAACCCCATATTTATTTTGCCTTTTACAACGAATATGACCCTAAGATGGTTCAAGGTGAAGCAAAAAATTGGGGTAGATATCGCGATCTAAATTTAAAATTTCTCGACCAACTTGGAAGTTATTCATTGGGAAATATCAAGTTTGAAAATATTGATTTCGAAAAACGAAAATATTTAGGTAAGACATTACTGGTGGGAAAGAAAGAAGAATTTCCATTAAATACCGTACCTGAGTATGAAGTTGCTTATCCCAGTGGCGAGACGGCGATTTATTTTGTTAATCCCAGTTCGACGGAATTTGCTTTAAAATGA
- a CDS encoding glycosyltransferase family 39 protein, producing MKDLIKKVKRKKSSDILFVVCMIAIALVFRSFLLNKYLFFGYEQARDLFEVEKILGGDLKLLGPPTDIAGIYHGVIYLYILLPFYFIFDGDPYKIEMCLIAINSLSVLFLYLAVKNHFNEKIARLSTVLYVVNYSSIVYARWLSNTTLIPACAILLYYFLVKSKTNWKYLFGVVIFWGLILNFHEVVGMSLLPGIVGFICVEKIKLRLKQVLAISLSVPCVFTTYGIYEIKNDFLMTKALLGYFSGGGVGSTGLSSFYTFIEEVADNIYTLSPRFSFLVIVVTVVVFSRKYLINRHVLATLFLSLSPLVFFLCFGIVPLRHFFITIPVFLPVLIALLVWNMDKNKINLKLFPVYVLVIVCSVWVYKNNILANKPTFIYNAQRTYLGDLKNVIDWTYINSNGNYFSYNYYSVPYWKEEMWEYMFRWYGKNTHGRLPVREKTDVYFTLIEPNLFIPVHQDNWYGEYKKDSELIDTYQSGQLEVEMRRAKKTI from the coding sequence ATGAAAGACTTGATTAAAAAAGTTAAACGGAAAAAAAGTAGTGACATACTTTTTGTTGTGTGTATGATTGCGATAGCTTTAGTTTTCCGGTCATTTTTATTAAATAAGTATCTGTTTTTTGGGTATGAACAGGCAAGAGATTTATTTGAAGTTGAAAAAATACTCGGAGGCGACTTGAAACTGCTTGGTCCTCCAACCGATATAGCAGGTATATATCACGGTGTAATTTATTTGTATATTTTACTTCCATTTTATTTTATTTTTGACGGCGATCCGTACAAAATAGAGATGTGCTTAATTGCAATTAATAGTCTCTCTGTATTATTTTTATATTTGGCTGTAAAGAATCATTTCAATGAAAAAATCGCACGATTGTCAACAGTCTTGTATGTAGTAAATTATTCATCAATTGTGTATGCTCGTTGGCTTTCTAACACGACATTAATTCCTGCCTGCGCAATTCTACTTTATTATTTCTTGGTAAAATCTAAAACCAATTGGAAATACCTGTTTGGTGTAGTTATCTTTTGGGGATTAATACTTAACTTTCACGAGGTCGTCGGAATGTCGTTATTACCCGGAATAGTCGGCTTCATATGTGTGGAAAAAATAAAGTTACGCCTTAAGCAAGTATTGGCAATTTCTTTGAGTGTTCCTTGTGTATTTACAACATATGGCATTTATGAAATTAAAAATGATTTTCTTATGACGAAAGCGCTTCTGGGTTATTTCTCGGGCGGGGGTGTTGGATCAACAGGATTAAGTTCTTTTTATACTTTTATCGAAGAAGTAGCTGATAATATTTATACTTTATCTCCGCGTTTTAGTTTTCTGGTTATTGTCGTGACTGTTGTGGTTTTTTCTAGAAAGTATTTAATCAATAGACATGTATTAGCAACGCTTTTTCTATCTCTTTCACCTTTGGTATTTTTTTTGTGTTTCGGCATTGTTCCGCTTAGACATTTCTTTATAACTATCCCAGTATTTTTACCGGTATTAATTGCGCTGCTTGTTTGGAATATGGATAAAAACAAAATAAATCTCAAACTATTTCCTGTCTATGTGTTGGTAATAGTATGCAGTGTTTGGGTTTACAAAAATAATATATTAGCCAATAAACCAACTTTTATTTACAACGCGCAAAGGACATATTTAGGCGATTTAAAAAATGTTATTGATTGGACTTACATTAACAGCAATGGAAATTATTTTAGTTACAATTATTATTCTGTTCCCTATTGGAAAGAAGAAATGTGGGAATATATGTTTCGTTGGTATGGCAAAAATACACACGGCCGATTACCGGTACGAGAAAAAACTGACGTCTACTTTACTTTAATCGAACCGAATTTGTTTATTCCGGTACATCAAGATAATTGGTACGGTGAATATAAAAAGGATTCCGAGTTAATTGATACTTATCAGTCTGGTCAATTAGAAGTTGAGATGAGAAGAGCTAAAAAAACAATATAA
- a CDS encoding glycosyltransferase family 39 protein, which translates to MKRYSLLAILVIAAFLRIWNLGVNPPHLTPDEAALGYNAYSILKTGRDEYGKLLPIVFKSFGDYKPGLYVYATVPFVFLFDLNEVSVRLASSLSGIFAVFIIYHIVNLLLEVENKKNKGVFSPALLSSLILAISPWHIHFSRGAWEINIALTLTLLGIYCVLKSFTNNKYLIPAALSFGATLTAYQGAKLSSLIVLFLLAIIYRKKISKINLKVLVLSFFVGLIVAFPIIASFSKGETGRLKVFSVFSYTRPQEYLTDLLATADVKFGSPEYYLYYSENLNITKGIMGRWFNHFSPRFLFFEGDWQNPRHSAPSSGEMLFVDSLFLLCGLYILINANNTGARFILLWLLLAPLPSALSRDQIHAVRSYNMVIPLVVVTAFGLSFFSQKVSEWGKVKYVGILGVFLLYLASVFYFLDAYFVHQPIHNARYWDYGYKQLVEIITPIQHDYKKVKIHFTYAQPYIYFLFYQKYDPATYQKNAYLEESRYGDVGRVTNLDNISFEYLNWTTARGDFGTLFAADSETIPIQDSVDPGEFKQIGEITLPTGEMIFRLVEVLDESNVNRYKVF; encoded by the coding sequence ATGAAACGTTATTCACTTCTAGCTATATTGGTAATTGCTGCCTTTTTGCGAATATGGAATCTGGGAGTAAATCCACCACATTTAACTCCCGATGAGGCGGCGCTTGGTTATAACGCATACTCGATTCTAAAAACAGGACGTGATGAATATGGAAAACTGCTCCCGATTGTATTTAAATCCTTTGGAGATTACAAACCCGGTTTGTATGTATACGCCACAGTTCCGTTTGTATTTCTTTTTGACCTTAATGAAGTGTCTGTTCGTTTGGCCAGTTCACTTTCAGGAATATTTGCAGTTTTTATAATTTATCATATTGTCAATTTATTATTAGAAGTAGAAAATAAAAAAAATAAAGGAGTATTTTCTCCGGCGTTATTATCATCACTTATCCTTGCTATTTCACCCTGGCACATTCATTTTTCACGAGGTGCTTGGGAAATTAACATAGCGTTAACATTGACACTTTTGGGGATATATTGTGTTCTAAAATCGTTTACAAATAATAAATATCTGATACCTGCTGCACTATCTTTCGGAGCGACATTGACTGCCTATCAAGGCGCGAAACTTTCCAGTCTAATAGTTCTATTTCTTCTTGCAATTATTTACAGAAAGAAAATTAGTAAGATTAACTTAAAAGTTTTAGTGTTGTCTTTTTTTGTTGGACTGATTGTGGCATTTCCAATAATTGCATCATTTTCAAAAGGGGAAACTGGACGGCTGAAGGTGTTTAGCGTGTTTTCATATACAAGGCCGCAAGAATATCTAACGGATCTTTTGGCGACTGCGGATGTTAAATTTGGATCGCCGGAATACTATCTTTATTATTCTGAAAATCTAAATATAACCAAGGGAATTATGGGAAGGTGGTTCAATCACTTTTCTCCGAGATTTCTATTTTTTGAGGGTGATTGGCAAAATCCCAGACATTCAGCTCCCAGCTCGGGAGAAATGCTATTTGTTGATTCACTTTTTTTACTTTGCGGTCTATATATTTTGATAAATGCTAACAACACAGGTGCTCGTTTCATTTTACTTTGGCTTTTGCTTGCTCCTTTGCCATCCGCCTTATCGCGCGACCAAATTCATGCAGTGAGGTCTTATAACATGGTTATTCCTTTGGTAGTAGTGACTGCTTTTGGTCTGTCTTTCTTTTCACAGAAAGTGTCGGAATGGGGTAAGGTGAAATATGTTGGCATTTTAGGAGTATTTTTATTGTATTTGGCGAGTGTATTTTATTTTCTCGATGCATATTTCGTTCACCAACCAATTCATAACGCGAGATATTGGGATTATGGATATAAACAACTAGTCGAAATAATTACACCAATCCAACATGATTATAAAAAAGTAAAAATACATTTTACGTATGCTCAACCGTATATTTATTTTCTTTTTTATCAGAAATACGATCCTGCGACTTATCAAAAAAATGCATACCTAGAAGAAAGCAGGTATGGTGATGTTGGTAGGGTGACAAATCTTGATAATATAAGTTTTGAATACTTAAATTGGACGACAGCGCGTGGAGACTTTGGTACATTGTTTGCTGCGGATTCCGAGACAATTCCAATCCAGGATTCAGTTGATCCGGGAGAATTTAAACAAATCGGAGAAATTACCTTACCAACCGGTGAGATGATTTTTAGACTTGTTGAGGTTCTTGATGAGTCAAATGTAAATCGATATAAGGTATTCTAG
- a CDS encoding glycosyltransferase family 39 protein, with protein sequence MRKTIKYLLRNCGRGVLSCPVIHKVRNTKNMTLLSIVVFSILVRFVAIDNTPPSLNWDEVSHGYNAYSLLSSGYDEWGKKMPTIFRAYGDYKLPVYIYVTALSEKLFGVNTLAVRLPSMLAGVGLVIVSYFLTHTLFQNEIASKERLKNLSLLTAFLVAIEPWTLFLSRAAFEANLALFFITFATYLLISAEKKYMNLVWSAVFFGLAVWTYNSARIFVPLFVVILVLGYRLEIAGIYLRNVHLVKFSFIILFFFTASMFAQLVNPAGQARYSKVEIVDEGAIAQIDELRNSSPYSPFIARALHNKGTFFIKKAASNWTSHFKGDYLFTDGGSQYQFSVPKHGLLYIINAIFLVIGVFALLRLKNRVGNIILFWFFVGPIASSITREAPHVLRSSTMLPSPMIITAFGYLTFMNFVNKGKRITLKNMAWIITPIYIFLIILSAENYLHGYFTSYRSNYSWSWQYGYQQVVQYTKQYYYDYDKIIVTKKYGEPHEFFLFYGGVGGGAPWRWKPESYRNDPNLIRFEQTEWFWVDAFDKFYFVNDWQIKSGDREENHFVLESGGDINCNEIKCLLITSPGNMPSGWKKYETVYFLNNEPAFEIYANQ encoded by the coding sequence ATGAGAAAAACTATAAAATATTTACTGCGAAATTGTGGTCGGGGTGTTTTATCGTGTCCTGTAATTCACAAAGTAAGAAACACAAAAAACATGACACTTCTTTCTATTGTGGTTTTTTCCATTCTTGTACGGTTTGTAGCTATTGACAATACACCCCCATCGCTAAATTGGGATGAGGTGAGCCATGGTTATAATGCATATTCACTTCTTTCTTCGGGATATGACGAATGGGGTAAGAAGATGCCAACAATATTTCGTGCTTATGGAGATTATAAATTGCCGGTGTATATTTATGTTACAGCATTATCGGAAAAACTATTTGGTGTAAATACACTAGCAGTGAGATTACCCTCAATGCTTGCCGGTGTCGGGTTGGTAATTGTTTCTTATTTCTTGACACATACGCTTTTCCAAAACGAAATAGCGTCAAAAGAAAGATTAAAAAATCTCTCTTTACTTACAGCGTTTCTTGTTGCTATTGAACCCTGGACACTATTTCTTTCCCGTGCAGCTTTTGAGGCTAATCTTGCGCTCTTTTTCATTACGTTTGCGACCTACTTGCTAATATCGGCAGAGAAAAAATATATGAATTTAGTTTGGTCGGCAGTATTTTTTGGATTAGCCGTTTGGACCTACAATTCAGCAAGGATATTTGTTCCCTTGTTTGTCGTAATTTTAGTTTTAGGTTATAGGTTGGAAATTGCAGGGATTTATCTTAGAAATGTACATTTGGTAAAATTCTCGTTTATCATTCTCTTTTTCTTTACAGCTTCCATGTTTGCTCAATTGGTTAATCCTGCTGGACAAGCTAGATACAGTAAAGTGGAAATAGTTGACGAGGGTGCAATTGCACAAATTGATGAATTACGAAATTCATCACCTTATAGTCCGTTTATAGCACGGGCTTTACATAATAAGGGAACATTTTTTATTAAAAAGGCAGCAAGCAATTGGACATCTCATTTTAAGGGTGATTATTTGTTTACCGACGGCGGTAGTCAATATCAGTTTAGCGTTCCCAAACACGGGTTACTCTATATTATTAACGCAATATTTCTTGTAATCGGAGTCTTTGCTTTGTTGAGACTAAAAAACAGAGTAGGAAATATTATTCTTTTTTGGTTTTTTGTCGGACCTATTGCGTCGAGTATTACTCGGGAAGCACCACATGTTTTACGTTCCTCGACAATGCTTCCTTCACCAATGATTATAACTGCATTTGGTTATTTAACGTTTATGAATTTCGTTAACAAGGGAAAACGTATAACTTTAAAAAATATGGCATGGATAATAACACCAATTTATATTTTCTTGATAATCTTATCCGCCGAGAACTATTTGCATGGATACTTTACTTCATATAGAAGTAACTATTCATGGAGTTGGCAATACGGGTATCAACAAGTAGTTCAATACACTAAACAGTACTATTACGATTACGACAAAATAATAGTGACTAAAAAATACGGTGAACCTCACGAATTTTTTCTTTTCTACGGAGGGGTTGGGGGTGGGGCGCCATGGCGATGGAAACCCGAGTCGTATCGGAATGATCCGAATCTCATTCGTTTTGAGCAAACGGAATGGTTTTGGGTAGATGCATTTGATAAGTTTTATTTTGTCAATGATTGGCAAATAAAAAGTGGCGATAGAGAAGAAAACCACTTTGTGCTTGAAAGTGGTGGGGATATTAATTGCAATGAAATAAAATGTTTGTTAATCACCTCACCCGGAAATATGCCTAGTGGATGGAAAAAATACGAAACTGTATACTTTTTGAATAATGAACCCGCCTTTGAAATATATGCTAATCAATAG
- a CDS encoding glycosyltransferase family 39 protein codes for MRKNILIILILILGLYLRFNRLNTLPALNADEAAIGYNAWSLVNTGMDEHGNAWPLHFQSFNDYKPGLYFYIVLPFVKLLGLNIWVVRAPGALMGTATIILIYLLAKELRGKDVKIKILNLTLDFPTIAALFLAISPWHIHFSRGGWEVNIATFFITIGVLFLVKSAKNTRYFKYSSLFFVLGLYTYHAARIVIPLLLLGYVLSNFKYLLKNFKPILIAGIFGLVLLLPLAKDLTGEAGMSRAAGVGIFADIGPLNKINEQRGEHENVDGLVAELIHNKLVNYAIAIAENWGEHFSGDFLFISGDDIQRNKVPDHGQMYLIDSLLLIAGLYFISRGVNSKWSFMLWWLLIAPFAAALTFQSPHALRSHNMIIPLCLISAYGLTNMLNIFKQNTLLKYTLFPIMFIMLVWSFARYEYLYNFHMPRAYPYSSQYGFQEMISYVESVKDEFDYIIITDRYDQPYILTLFYLKVPTAEFQGAHVLSPRDGYGFSTVREFEKFRFNSIEWPNTPNTYPNSLIVGTDEEIPDAANIVKTIKFPNGSTAYKIVAN; via the coding sequence ATGAGAAAAAACATATTGATAATATTAATACTAATTTTAGGGTTGTATTTGCGATTTAATAGATTAAACACATTGCCTGCATTAAACGCCGACGAGGCTGCAATTGGTTACAATGCTTGGAGTTTGGTAAATACAGGAATGGATGAACACGGCAACGCATGGCCGCTTCACTTCCAATCGTTTAATGATTATAAACCAGGTTTATATTTCTATATTGTATTGCCGTTTGTTAAACTATTGGGTCTTAACATATGGGTGGTAAGAGCCCCCGGCGCGCTAATGGGAACTGCAACTATTATTCTTATCTACCTATTAGCCAAAGAACTACGCGGAAAAGACGTAAAAATAAAAATATTAAATTTGACACTCGATTTTCCTACTATTGCAGCATTATTTTTGGCTATTTCTCCGTGGCATATACATTTTTCAAGAGGTGGATGGGAAGTAAATATTGCTACGTTTTTTATAACAATAGGTGTCTTGTTCCTGGTGAAATCCGCTAAGAATACTAGGTATTTCAAATACTCATCTTTGTTTTTTGTCCTTGGCCTATATACTTATCATGCCGCAAGAATTGTGATCCCACTTTTATTACTTGGATATGTACTTAGTAATTTTAAATATTTACTGAAAAATTTTAAACCCATACTAATTGCTGGGATCTTCGGATTGGTCCTTCTGCTGCCGCTTGCAAAAGATTTAACCGGAGAGGCAGGTATGTCGCGTGCCGCCGGAGTAGGAATATTTGCTGATATTGGACCATTAAATAAAATTAATGAACAGCGCGGCGAACATGAAAACGTTGATGGTCTAGTGGCTGAATTAATCCACAACAAACTCGTAAATTATGCTATTGCGATTGCAGAAAATTGGGGAGAGCACTTCTCGGGAGACTTTTTGTTTATATCAGGCGATGATATTCAACGCAATAAAGTCCCCGACCACGGCCAGATGTATTTGATTGATTCACTGCTTTTGATCGCTGGCCTTTATTTCATTTCAAGAGGAGTAAATAGTAAATGGAGTTTTATGCTTTGGTGGCTTTTGATTGCTCCTTTTGCTGCCGCATTAACTTTTCAATCGCCACATGCACTTCGTTCTCATAACATGATAATACCCCTTTGCCTTATATCGGCATATGGTTTGACAAACATGCTTAATATATTTAAACAAAATACTTTATTAAAATACACATTATTTCCAATTATGTTCATCATGTTAGTCTGGTCGTTTGCGAGATATGAATATTTATATAATTTTCACATGCCTCGTGCATATCCTTATTCTTCGCAATACGGATTTCAAGAAATGATCTCTTATGTTGAAAGTGTGAAAGATGAGTTTGATTATATAATTATTACTGATCGGTATGATCAACCATACATTTTAACTTTGTTTTATCTCAAAGTTCCCACCGCCGAATTTCAGGGAGCACATGTTTTGTCCCCTCGTGATGGGTATGGTTTTTCAACTGTCAGAGAATTTGAAAAGTTTAGATTTAATTCAATTGAATGGCCCAACACCCCCAACACTTATCCTAATTCACTCATAGTTGGGACTGATGAGGAAATTCCTGATGCGGCTAATATTGTTAAGACTATTAAGTTTCCAAATGGTAGTACCGCTTATAAAATTGTAGCAAATTAA
- a CDS encoding glycosyltransferase family 39 protein, with amino-acid sequence MNTKVVLFWITFLGLMIRMSGASILQRGFDGDEAAFGYYGYSLSHNLSDEYGNKLPLYFPSIGDYKYPVYAYFTAIPVSILGLNEFSTRFVSIVSGAFLPIVIYFLAFAITKKKNIGIASALLAAISPYGIMFSSKAFESNLATTLVSLGILFVINYSKNKRPKVLIAASVMFFLAMLTYSSTRVFLMTFLPIMYVFVFRKVVKTKKVISLFIISIIVLGVFLSIDIRSRVRANDIMVFGKNQRAAEFTRNELLLEDSWVLTGNKLLLAEVIHSDFVIKSFDVLQNYFEHLSFEYMFLDGNPNMPKYSIPRVGQYYFFEVLTMFMGIVYLSTSKQNYKNIIYFWILVSLLPSSLTIETPNPVRALISLPAFIILSGCGLYHLYEIAKGKNWVRRRLVFLTMFLVIFSHFAYFWHQFSIHDVYHRPWYEDGGMKEMVSSVRQMSSYENVVIGGDPYIFFLFYNKVHPEEFVRKSVIVKENPGVWERVERYENIIFKMDVACPKIGKAHVLYVCRGNEIPQNAILHQVITFNDSVPAFLLLEFVPFSERITQDLPSTLHYMVQTDLSFNEALLPSESVRYW; translated from the coding sequence ATGAATACAAAAGTTGTTTTATTTTGGATTACCTTTTTGGGATTGATGATTAGGATGTCAGGCGCATCGATTCTTCAACGCGGGTTTGATGGCGATGAGGCAGCGTTTGGTTACTATGGATACTCGCTATCGCATAATCTGAGTGATGAATATGGAAATAAACTTCCACTGTATTTTCCGAGCATTGGAGATTATAAATATCCGGTGTATGCCTATTTTACAGCGATACCTGTATCAATACTGGGCTTAAATGAATTTTCAACGAGATTTGTATCTATCGTCTCTGGTGCTTTTCTTCCTATCGTAATTTATTTTCTGGCGTTTGCGATAACAAAAAAGAAAAATATCGGAATTGCATCGGCATTACTAGCCGCAATATCTCCTTATGGAATAATGTTTTCCAGCAAAGCATTTGAGTCTAATTTGGCGACGACCTTGGTATCACTGGGAATACTTTTTGTAATAAATTACTCAAAAAATAAACGCCCCAAAGTTCTGATTGCGGCAAGCGTTATGTTCTTTTTGGCAATGTTGACATATTCATCAACACGAGTTTTTCTAATGACATTTCTTCCCATTATGTACGTTTTTGTTTTTAGAAAGGTAGTGAAAACGAAAAAAGTAATATCGTTATTTATAATCTCAATAATTGTTTTGGGAGTTTTCTTGTCTATAGATATCAGAAGTCGTGTTCGGGCTAATGACATTATGGTGTTTGGGAAAAATCAAAGAGCTGCTGAGTTTACCAGGAACGAACTTTTACTCGAAGATTCGTGGGTTTTGACAGGGAATAAACTTTTATTGGCTGAAGTTATTCATAGTGATTTTGTCATCAAATCATTTGATGTTTTACAAAACTATTTTGAGCACCTTTCGTTTGAATATATGTTTTTAGATGGAAATCCCAATATGCCAAAATATTCCATCCCGCGTGTAGGGCAATACTATTTCTTTGAAGTGCTTACGATGTTTATGGGTATTGTTTACTTATCGACAAGTAAACAAAATTACAAAAATATTATCTATTTCTGGATATTAGTATCCTTACTTCCTTCATCTCTTACAATAGAAACCCCAAATCCGGTTAGGGCGTTAATAAGTTTACCTGCCTTTATAATTCTTTCCGGATGCGGACTTTATCACTTGTATGAAATTGCCAAAGGAAAAAATTGGGTTCGTCGAAGATTGGTATTTCTGACAATGTTTTTAGTAATATTTTCTCACTTCGCATATTTTTGGCATCAATTTAGCATTCATGATGTTTATCATAGGCCGTGGTATGAGGATGGGGGAATGAAGGAAATGGTTTCCAGTGTAAGGCAAATGTCGTCTTATGAAAATGTTGTTATCGGTGGCGATCCTTACATATTTTTCTTGTTTTACAACAAAGTACATCCAGAAGAATTTGTTCGAAAGTCGGTGATTGTGAAAGAAAATCCCGGTGTTTGGGAAAGAGTTGAACGATACGAAAATATTATCTTTAAAATGGATGTCGCATGTCCCAAAATAGGAAAGGCGCATGTATTGTACGTTTGCAGGGGAAATGAAATTCCTCAAAATGCAATATTACATCAAGTAATTACTTTCAATGATAGTGTTCCTGCATTTTTATTATTGGAATTTGTTCCCTTTTCCGAAAGAATTACACAGGATTTACCAAGTACACTACACTATATGGTGCAGACCGATCTTTCATTTAATGAAGCACTGCTACCAAGCGAGTCGGTAAGATATTGGTAA